The Plodia interpunctella isolate USDA-ARS_2022_Savannah chromosome 11, ilPloInte3.2, whole genome shotgun sequence genome includes a window with the following:
- the LOC128673886 gene encoding uncharacterized protein LOC128673886, with amino-acid sequence MECSGSEHSAGEETDGSGLAVGQKRMGSLMGSAGSITSLSESVLGNKRLYSEVATGSGTDTEVGVPRAQSVAKRGKARGASHLTRARAEARRSQEEDAEASFSASLGARAFRRGGPPSGGDDDVVVAPIDARDFGAMGADGLMATAVERLGIITSLVGKTAALKGGFNSKIMRASSDIRDIVDTLVARSESDEVRRLKADNGRLQREVAIMKAEVAALRRGFEEARREAAQAARTVQRQAAPVEDELEQRMARLIDGRLAALGLAGCPRSATRQPLAGDNSEVARAARTAIDQASGLGPAPRLEQPVVELEVRAPARPASERRGCKGVGAGGATEWGPFGPSTSTAVVDECPELPWVEVRGRRGKGKGVGKKSQPKPAERPAAAPTKATATAPKAPPRAAPARAAKLSAPSSSAVILKLQPEAAQKGATYSSALLKAEQAVRRPVKTADFRVTGLNDAATAQRIKAAVAQAGSCTEDQVWVGEIRSDWRGSGSALMRCPVTTAKKLIEAGSLTVGWSRVQLRHLEARPMHCYKCMGKGHTASLCPSQTDRSRLCYRCGETGHLSASCTAEPRCAVCRDAGKPAGHVMGGRACNPPPIRGKGPSPPPREGRQGEAPVGQMEE; translated from the exons ATGGAATGTTCAGGGTCTGAACATTCCGCTGGGGAGGAAACGGACGGGAGTGGCCTCGCTGTGGGCCAAAAGAGGATGGGgagcctgatgggaagtgcGGGCTCCATCACCTCGCTGTCGGAGTCGGTGCTGGGCAACAAGCGCCTCTATTCTGAGGTGGCGACTGGTTCCGGCACCGACACTGAGGTCGGTGTGCCACGGGCACAGTCAGTGGCGAAGAGGGGCAAGGCCCGGGGTGCCTCGCACCTGACGAGGGCCCGGGCTGAAGCGAGGAGGAGTCAAGAGGAGGATGCCGAGGCTTCCTTCTCGGCCTCTCTAGGGGCTCGGGCCTTCCGGAGGGGAGGACCCCCGAGTGGTGGGGACGATGATGTGGTGGTGGCCCCCATTGATGCGCGCGACTTTGGGGCCATGGGTGCTGATGGACTCATGGCCACTGCGGTGGAGAGGCTGGGTATAATAACCAGCCTCGTCGGAAAGACTGCCGCCCTCAAGGGGGGCTTTAACTCCAAAATTATGCGGGCCTCCTCGGATATCAGGGATATCGTGGACACCCTGGTGGCGCGCAGCGAGTCGGACGAAGTTCGACGCCTTAAGGCCGATAATGGTCGCCTCCAAAGGGAGGTGGCCATTATGAAGGCTGAGGTCGCTGCGCTCCGCCGGGGGTTCGAGGAGGCTCGCCGTGAGGCTGCTCAGGCTGCGCGGACGGTGCAGCGGCAGGCTGCTCCAGTGGAGGATGAGCTGGAGCAGAGGATGGCCAGATTGATTGATGGCCGTCTGGCAGCGTTAGGACTGGCTGGGTGTCCTCGGAGTGCCACTCGTCAACCTCTGGCGGGTGACAACTCCGAGGTGGCGAGGGCTGCAAGGACGGCCATTGATCAGGCCTCCGGTCTGGGTCCGGCGCCGCGGCTTGAGCAGCCGGTGGTGGAGTTGGAGGTTCGGGCCCCTGCACGCCCGGCCTCTGAGAGGCGGGGTTGTAAGGGGGTAGGTGCTGGGGGAGCGACAGAGTGGGGGCCCTTCGGGCCGTCGACCTCAACAGCTGTGGTCGACGAATGCCCGGAGCTCCCCTGGGTCGAAGTCCGGGGGAGGAGGGGGAAGGGGAAGGGCGTGGGAAAGAAGTCCCAGCCCAAACCTGCGGAGCGACCGGCGGCGGCCCCAACAAAGGCCACTGCAACGGCGCCCAAGGCACCCCCCAGGGCGGCGCCAGCGAGGGCGGCCAAGCTGTCGGCCCCTAGCTCCTCGGCTGTAATTCTCAAGTTACAGCCAGAGGCAGCGCAAAAAGGGGCCACATACAGCTCCGCCCTCCTCAAGGCCGAGCAGGCGGTGAGGAG GCCCGTCAAAACCGCGGACTTCCGCGTGACGGGCCTGAATGATGCGGCAACGGCGCAGCGGATAAAGGCTGCGGTCGCGCAAGCCGGGAGCTGCACGGAGGACCAGGTCTGGGTGGGTGAAATCCGCTCAGACTGGCGGGGCTCTGGCTCTGCCCTGATGCGCTGCCCGGTCACGACGGCCAAAAAGCTGATCGAGGCGGGCAGCCTCACGGTAGGCTGGAGCCGGGTGCAGCTCcggcacctggaggcgcgccccatgcACTGCTACAAGTGCATGGGGAAGGGGCACACTGCATCGCTGTGCCCCTCGCAGACGGACCGCAGCCGGCTCTGCTATAGGTGCGGGGAGACAGGGCATCTGTCCGCCTCCTGCACAGCGGAGCCCCGCTGCGCGGTATGCCGCGACGCCGGCAAGCCGGCGGGCCACGTGATGGGGGGTAGGGCCTGCAACCCACCCCCGATCCGAGGGAAAGGACCGTCCCCTCCTCCGCGCGAGGGAAGGCAAGGGGAGGCGCCAGTCGGCCAAATGGAGGAGTGA
- the LOC135309817 gene encoding uncharacterized protein LOC135309817, with product MGVTFLQANLNHSARAQDLLLQSMAEWDLDVAVVAEPYAVPSLPHWAGDLDGLVAIVARPGAAPPLAIKKRGNGFVVAVRGEYAIIGVYFSPNRDLPALERFLDALGPEIRRLAPLKVFVAGDFNAKSTAWGNPATEPKGRKVE from the coding sequence ATGGGGGTCACCTTCCTCCAGGCCAACCTCAACCACTCCGCTAGGGCGCAGGATCTCCTCCTGCAATCCATGGCGGAGTGGGATTTGGATGTCGCGGTGGTCGCGGAGCCGTACGCGGTTCCCTCCCTGCCCCACTGGGCGGGGGATCTGGATGGCCTCGTGGCCATCGTGGCTAGGCCTGGTGCCGCCCCTCCCCTCGCGATTAAGAAGAGAGGGAACGGCTTTGTGgtggcggttcggggagagtacgccataattggtgtttacttctccccgaaccgggatTTGCCGGCCCTGGAGCGGTTCTTGGATGCTCTGGGGCCGGAAATAAGGCGGTTAGCGCCCCTAAAGGTCTTCGTGGCCGGtgacttcaacgccaaatcaacggcgtgggggaacccggccacggagcccaaggggcgaaaggtggaaga